The nucleotide sequence GCGCCGGTCCAGGCCGTGACGAAGAGCTTCGGCGACGGCTTCTGGAGCCTGATCCCCTTCACCATGCAGATGGTCTTCGTCACCATCGGTGGCTACGTCGTGGCGACCTCCGCGCCGGTCCAGGCGCTGATCGACCGCATGGCGCTGGTGCCGAAGACCGGTCGCGGCGCCATCGGATACGTCGCGCTCGCCACCATGCTCTCCTCGCTCCTGAGCTGGGGCCTCAGCCTGATCTTCGGCGGCCTGCTGGCCCGCGCGCTGGCCCGGCGGCCCGAATTGCGGATGGATTATCGCGCGGCCGGCGCGGCGGCCTATCTCGGCCTCGGCGCCACCTGGGCCATGGGCCTGTCCTCCTCCGCGGCGCAGCTCCAGGCAAACCCGAAAAGCCTGCCGCCGGGCCTCTTGCCGATCACCGGCGTGATCCCGTTCAGCGAGACGATCTTCCTCTGGCAGTCGATGCTGATCACGGCGATCCTCGTCGTGCTCTCGGCGGTGATCGCGGTCGCGTCCGCACCGGGCCGCGAGACGGCGGTGACGGCCCAGGATCTTGGCGTCGACGTGTCGAAGGAGGACACCAGCCTGCCCCCGCCGAAGCAGCCGGGCGAGTGGCTGGAGCATGCCCCCGTCCTGACGGTGCTGATCGGCCTGCTCGCGGCGGGCTGGCTGATTCAGGAATTCGCGCGCCAGGACTGGATGATCGCGATCTCCAGCCTCAACACCTATAATTTCCTGTTCCTGATGGCGGGCCTCGTCCTGCATTGGCGGCCCAAGCGCTTCCTCGCCGCGCTCAGCAAGGCGGTGCCGGCTACCGCCGGCATCCTAATCCAGTTCCCGTTCTACGCCGCCATCGCCGCGATCCTGACGGGCGCCAAGAACGCCGCCGGCCACAGCCTGTCGGACGTCATCGCCCACGCCTTCGTGGCGCTGAACACGCAAGGGTCGTTCCCGCTGGCCATGGGCGTCTACTCGGCGCTGCTCGGCTTCTTCATTCCGTCGGGGGGCGGCAAGTGGCTCTTGGAGGCGCCCTACGTGATGCAGGCGGCCAACGAGCTGAAGGTGCATCTCGGCTGGGCGGTGCAGGTCTACAACGCGGCGGAAGCGCTTCCGAACCTGATCAACCCGTTCTTCATGCTGCCGCTGCTCGGCATTCTGGGGCTGAAGGCGCGCGACATCGTCGGCTTCAGCTTCCTCCAGCTCATCGTCCACCTGCCGGTGGTGCTGTTCCTGCTCTGGGCGCTCGCCTTCACGCTGGAATACCACCCGCCGGTGATGCCGAGCTGAGGCAGCCTACGGGCGGCCCTGGGGTGGGCCGCCCATTACGATGAGTCCGGCATCCATCAGGCCGGTCGCCTCATCGCTGCCGGTGGGGAGAGTCGTGAAGCTGACGGGGCGCAGGGGGCCGGCATCGTGTCCGGTGCTCTTCTCCGACCAGAGGCTCGTGGCCAGCGGTGAGAAGGTGTCGGCCGGAAAGGCGTCCTCGAAGCCCGCAGAGCGCGCCCGCTCGGTGACGCGTCCGAGGAAATCCTTCGCCCGCACACCGAGCCGCGCCGGCAGGCCGTCGCGCTCGGCCCACCACACGGTCTGGAGGAAGCAGTGCCGGCCGTCGGCATCCCGTCCCCAGGACGCGACGTAGCGCGGCGACAGCAGCTCGACCGCCTTCTCCCGATCCGGGGCGCGGGAGGGAATCTGATCGATCGCCTCCTTCGAAGCGGGGCGCGTCGCGAGACCCTCGAACGGGGTGCGGCCATGGCGGATATAGCCGAGGCAATCCTCGAAGATCAGCCGCATGACCAGCGGCTCGTTCTCCTCGATCGCACCGGCGCGGGCGGGACAAGCCGCGAGGCAGGCGGCGAGCAGAAGCCAGGGGCTCGGCACGCGTCCCTCCTGCAGGCTCGGCCGCATTGACCGTATCAGCGCCGCGCCGGCACCAGCGCGGCGACGGCCGCGAGCACCCATCCCGCCATCAGCACCGTTCCTCCGATCGGCGCCGCCATCGGGAACAGTGCTTGGCTGGTCAGCGCCCGCAGGGCGAGATCCCCCGAGAACAGTGCGAGCCCGATGAGCAAAGCCGCCGCGGCGAGGCGGGTGAGGGCGCCGCGGGTCAAGCCGGCGGCGGCGAAGCCGGTCAGGGCGAGGATGGCCGGCGCGTGGAACAGCAGGAACTGCGCGGCGGTCTTCAGCGTCTCGCCGCCGCTGGTATGAGCGGCCGCCGCGCTCGCCGCCACGCCGAGCCCGCCGGCGAACGCTGCCAGGGCGGCGAGGAGGCGGTCGAGGCCGGTCACGCGCCGCGCTCCTGCAGCAGCCGGGCGATGCTGGCGCGCAGCTCCGCCACGCCGCTGTCGTCGCGGCTCGAAGTCAGCAGAACTTCCGGATAGGCCGCCGGGCGCTTGGCGAGCGCCGCCTGGATGCCGGCGATGCGCCGGTCGATCTCGGCCTTCTTGAGGGCGTCGCCCTTGGTCAGCACGATCTGATAGGAGACCGCCGCCTTGTCGAGCCCGTCGAGCAGATCGGTGTCGATCGACTTCAGGCCGTGCCGGGAATCGATCAGGACGTAGACCCGCGCGAGGTTCGAGCGGCCCTTCAGGTAGGCGTGGATCAGCTGGGTCCAGGCCTCGACCTTGGCCTTCTCGACGGCGGCGTAGCCGTAGCCCGGCATGTCGACGAGCATCAAGCGCCCGCCGATGCGGAAGAAGTTGAGCTGCTGGGTGCGGCCCGGCGTGTGCGAGGTGCGCGCCAGCGTGTTGCGGCCGGTCAGCGCGTTGACGAGGCTCGACTTGCCGACGTTGGAACGCCCGGCGAACGCGATCTCGATGCCTTCCATCGGCGGCAGGGCGCCGAGCGCCGGAGCGGCGGCGGTGAACTCGGCCTCGCCCGCGAACAGCAGGCGGCCGGCTTCCAAAAGCTCGGGGGAGGGGGAGTCGGTCTCGGCTTCAAGCATCGCGGATATCGCCTCGCCTAGCGACGCCGTCCCGATGAGGCCGGGCGGGCGCGGCCCGGGCCGGAACGCAGCGGATCCCGGGCAGGCCCGGGATCCAGGGAAGAGAGAGCCGTGGGGCTCAGCTCTTGGTGGCCGCGGCTTTCTTGTCGCCGCGTTTGAACATGCCCCTCATGTTGTCCCACAATTCCACCTTCACGCCGTTCCGGCGCATGATGATGTATTGCTGGATCACCGAGAGGGTGTTGTTCCAGGCCCAGTAGATCACCAGTCCGGCCGGGAATGAGCCGAGCATGAAGGTGAACACGATCGGCATGAAGGCGAAGACCTGCGCCTGGACCGGGTCCGGCGGCGCGGGGTTCATCTTCATCTGCACGAACATCGTGATGCCCATGATGATCGGCCACACGCCCAGATGGATGAAGTCGGGCGCGGCGAACGGCAGGAGGCCGAACAGGTTGACGATGCTCGTCGGAT is from Methylorubrum sp. B1-46 and encodes:
- a CDS encoding short-chain fatty acid transporter, giving the protein MDAPAKPRDRTEERAMARLALRFTDWAEKWFPDAFVFVAIAVVIVAGAALINGAPVQAVTKSFGDGFWSLIPFTMQMVFVTIGGYVVATSAPVQALIDRMALVPKTGRGAIGYVALATMLSSLLSWGLSLIFGGLLARALARRPELRMDYRAAGAAAYLGLGATWAMGLSSSAAQLQANPKSLPPGLLPITGVIPFSETIFLWQSMLITAILVVLSAVIAVASAPGRETAVTAQDLGVDVSKEDTSLPPPKQPGEWLEHAPVLTVLIGLLAAGWLIQEFARQDWMIAISSLNTYNFLFLMAGLVLHWRPKRFLAALSKAVPATAGILIQFPFYAAIAAILTGAKNAAGHSLSDVIAHAFVALNTQGSFPLAMGVYSALLGFFIPSGGGKWLLEAPYVMQAANELKVHLGWAVQVYNAAEALPNLINPFFMLPLLGILGLKARDIVGFSFLQLIVHLPVVLFLLWALAFTLEYHPPVMPS
- a CDS encoding DUF423 domain-containing protein, translating into MTGLDRLLAALAAFAGGLGVAASAAAAHTSGGETLKTAAQFLLFHAPAILALTGFAAAGLTRGALTRLAAAALLIGLALFSGDLALRALTSQALFPMAAPIGGTVLMAGWVLAAVAALVPARR
- the yihA gene encoding ribosome biogenesis GTP-binding protein YihA/YsxC, yielding MLEAETDSPSPELLEAGRLLFAGEAEFTAAAPALGALPPMEGIEIAFAGRSNVGKSSLVNALTGRNTLARTSHTPGRTQQLNFFRIGGRLMLVDMPGYGYAAVEKAKVEAWTQLIHAYLKGRSNLARVYVLIDSRHGLKSIDTDLLDGLDKAAVSYQIVLTKGDALKKAEIDRRIAGIQAALAKRPAAYPEVLLTSSRDDSGVAELRASIARLLQERGA